Proteins co-encoded in one Bacillus paramycoides genomic window:
- a CDS encoding YlbG family protein, with protein sequence MFGQRQSMIVYLHSLKHAKILRKYGNIHYISKRLKYAVVYCDMEQIEHMMQKLNKLPFVKKIEQSYRPYLKTEFENSRPDRAKEYDYS encoded by the coding sequence ATGTTCGGGCAACGACAAAGTATGATTGTTTATTTACATTCATTGAAACATGCCAAGATTTTAAGAAAATATGGTAACATACATTACATATCAAAACGTTTAAAATATGCAGTAGTATATTGTGATATGGAACAAATTGAGCATATGATGCAAAAGTTGAACAAACTTCCTTTTGTGAAAAAGATAGAACAGTCGTACCGCCCGTATTTAAAAACGGAATTTGAAAATTCACGTCCTGATCGGGCAAAAGAATACGATTATAGCTAA
- a CDS encoding histidine phosphatase family protein has translation MTEICLVRHGQTDWNFQEIIQGREDIPLNEVGKKQASQSAAALQTEAWDVIISSPLTRAQETAKEIAGATGLQSILLDERFVERNFGEASGKPVATVRELIAAGEVEGMEQDEEIVARCFAAVKDVAETHSGKRIIIVAHSHAIKAILHAIAPEDISFKTPLKNACISYVKENSGKWDVLKYNIAEHINV, from the coding sequence ATGACGGAAATTTGTTTAGTTCGACATGGACAAACTGATTGGAATTTTCAAGAGATTATTCAGGGACGTGAAGATATTCCGCTGAATGAAGTGGGGAAGAAGCAAGCGAGTCAAAGTGCAGCTGCTTTGCAAACGGAGGCATGGGATGTAATTATAAGTAGCCCACTAACTAGAGCACAAGAAACAGCTAAAGAAATTGCAGGGGCAACTGGATTACAATCAATTTTATTAGATGAGCGATTTGTGGAACGTAATTTTGGTGAAGCTTCTGGGAAGCCGGTTGCGACTGTTAGGGAATTAATTGCAGCAGGGGAAGTAGAAGGTATGGAGCAAGATGAAGAGATTGTAGCTCGTTGTTTTGCTGCTGTAAAAGATGTTGCAGAAACTCATTCTGGCAAACGTATTATCATTGTAGCCCATTCACATGCGATAAAAGCAATTTTACATGCAATTGCTCCGGAAGATATTTCATTTAAGACCCCGTTAAAAAATGCATGTATTAGCTATGTGAAGGAAAATAGTGGGAAATGGGATGTTCTTAAATATAATATTGCAGAACATATTAATGTATAA
- the ylbJ gene encoding sporulation integral membrane protein YlbJ produces MYEKWKTAFLTISTLFLTFSLVLHPQAALQASIRGLNIWWEVVFPSLLPFFIIAELLISIGVVKFIGVILEPLMRPLFRVPGIGGFVWAMGMASGFPAGAKLSARLRKSNQLTQIEAERLVSFTNSSNPLFIFGAVSIGFFNNPKLGIVLAASHYVSNLAVGLLMRFYGHNNISMHDKHTTKKRHFQNPFSILHETRMQEKRPIGKLLGDAIVSSIQTLLMIGGFIILFSVLNKMITVFHITAALSFIMQHILSFFQLTTEFSIPILSGIFEMTLGSQMISQINETPLLQQAMVTSFILAFSGLSIQAQVASILAETDIRFKPYFFARIIQSILAPIFTFIFWKPFYEKVSSFSPMQKDIPVFLSNHSSILHEIWTSFVHYGPIFTLFCLYVYVILLFFRNNKEKPRSL; encoded by the coding sequence ATGTATGAAAAATGGAAAACGGCTTTCCTTACCATATCAACACTGTTTTTAACCTTTTCTCTTGTACTCCACCCCCAAGCTGCTCTGCAAGCTTCCATTCGAGGGTTAAATATATGGTGGGAAGTTGTATTCCCTTCACTTTTACCTTTTTTCATCATTGCCGAACTTCTCATTAGTATTGGTGTTGTAAAATTTATAGGCGTTATATTAGAACCACTCATGCGACCACTTTTCCGCGTGCCAGGGATAGGCGGATTTGTTTGGGCAATGGGAATGGCTTCAGGATTCCCCGCTGGCGCAAAATTAAGCGCTAGACTGCGTAAAAGCAATCAACTAACACAAATTGAAGCAGAGCGCCTCGTATCTTTTACAAACTCATCCAATCCACTTTTTATTTTTGGAGCTGTTTCTATCGGTTTTTTCAATAATCCGAAATTAGGAATTGTATTAGCTGCTTCACATTATGTAAGTAACCTTGCCGTCGGGTTACTGATGCGTTTTTACGGTCATAACAACATTTCCATGCATGATAAACATACTACTAAAAAACGCCATTTTCAAAACCCATTTTCAATCCTACACGAGACACGTATGCAAGAAAAAAGACCAATAGGAAAATTACTTGGGGACGCTATCGTTTCTTCTATTCAAACGTTACTTATGATTGGTGGATTTATTATTTTATTCTCTGTTTTAAATAAAATGATTACTGTATTTCATATTACAGCAGCTCTCTCTTTTATTATGCAACATATTTTATCATTCTTCCAACTAACTACCGAATTTAGTATTCCGATATTATCTGGCATTTTTGAAATGACACTCGGCAGCCAAATGATTAGTCAAATAAATGAAACACCCCTCCTGCAGCAAGCGATGGTAACAAGCTTTATTTTAGCATTTAGCGGCCTTTCTATTCAGGCGCAAGTTGCTAGCATATTAGCTGAAACAGACATACGATTTAAACCCTATTTTTTCGCACGAATTATCCAAAGTATCCTTGCTCCTATTTTCACCTTTATATTTTGGAAACCATTTTATGAAAAAGTAAGCTCTTTTTCACCTATGCAAAAAGATATCCCCGTCTTTTTATCGAATCATTCTTCTATACTGCATGAAATTTGGACATCTTTTGTACACTACGGACCAATATTTACATTATTTTGTTTATATGTATATGTCATCTTATTATTTTTTCGGAACAACAAAGAAAAACCCCGTTCACTTTAA
- a CDS encoding CAP domain-containing protein, producing the protein MKKLLRIVMITFLILAVDLYGKLLVSQYILTPSQSKQENKIVKKKKQVNEDSSDTVLNMIGGDSENLLAKWGEPSRIEPSAYGYEWWVYNQDLAQYVQFGVAERKVVTAYVAGEEVKVPPYYINEKYEDVYKKNPLSHEISLKRGKNSYQFELSDTEVMEQPLIPVEDGWAQLYFDHFTHELVGVRYMDDETLLRQRPYQLVYSGELLAEQPLTPDKMKQIENGNMQQIFDLTNIIRSRHELPLLTWDQQTANVAIGHSKDMKDNNYFSHDSPTLGTLGDRLQRGKVGFQLAGENIAAQHSDGIAALQGWLNSEGHRKNLLNEQFTGLGVGVYDKFYTQNFIRK; encoded by the coding sequence TTGAAGAAATTATTGCGTATCGTAATGATTACATTTTTAATTTTAGCTGTTGATTTATACGGGAAATTACTCGTTTCACAATATATATTAACCCCATCTCAATCAAAGCAAGAAAATAAAATTGTGAAAAAGAAAAAGCAAGTAAACGAAGACTCTTCCGATACTGTTTTAAATATGATTGGCGGGGACTCTGAAAATTTATTAGCAAAATGGGGAGAACCTTCTCGAATAGAGCCATCTGCTTACGGGTATGAATGGTGGGTATACAATCAAGATTTAGCTCAGTATGTTCAATTTGGGGTTGCTGAACGTAAAGTTGTAACGGCGTATGTTGCTGGTGAAGAAGTTAAGGTGCCACCTTATTATATAAATGAAAAGTATGAAGATGTGTATAAAAAGAATCCACTCTCTCATGAGATTTCGTTAAAAAGAGGAAAGAATAGTTATCAATTTGAGTTATCTGATACCGAAGTGATGGAGCAACCATTAATACCTGTAGAAGATGGCTGGGCACAATTATATTTTGATCATTTTACACATGAGCTTGTTGGCGTTCGTTATATGGATGACGAAACGTTGTTACGCCAAAGGCCTTATCAGCTTGTTTATTCAGGTGAATTACTAGCTGAACAACCATTGACTCCAGATAAAATGAAACAAATAGAGAATGGGAATATGCAACAAATTTTTGATTTAACAAATATTATTCGAAGTCGTCATGAGTTGCCGTTGTTAACATGGGATCAACAAACGGCAAATGTGGCTATCGGTCATAGTAAAGATATGAAGGATAATAATTACTTTTCACATGATTCACCTACATTAGGTACGTTAGGAGATCGTTTGCAGCGCGGGAAAGTAGGATTTCAACTTGCTGGTGAGAATATAGCGGCGCAACATAGTGACGGAATTGCGGCGTTGCAAGGTTGGTTAAATAGTGAAGGACATCGAAAGAATTTATTGAATGAACAATTTACAGGATTAGGTGTTGGCGTATACGATAAGTTTTATACACAAAATTTTATTCGGAAATAA
- the ctaF gene encoding cytochrome c oxidase subunit IVB: protein MAIKQTNNPKVDLVYRKRKSAEEMKHQVITFALMIFLTLVAFAAVAYPKTFSPTFSVPFILLLAVVQVIFQLYYFMHMSHKGHEAASFFLYSGLLIGLITILAFMTIVWI, encoded by the coding sequence ATGGCGATAAAGCAAACGAATAATCCTAAAGTTGATCTTGTTTATCGGAAAAGAAAAAGTGCGGAGGAGATGAAGCATCAAGTTATTACATTTGCATTAATGATTTTTTTAACATTAGTTGCATTTGCAGCGGTAGCATATCCGAAAACTTTTAGTCCGACTTTCTCAGTACCATTTATTTTACTATTAGCGGTGGTACAAGTAATTTTTCAATTGTATTATTTTATGCATATGAGTCATAAAGGACATGAAGCGGCAAGTTTCTTTCTTTATTCTGGTCTGTTGATCGGGTTAATTACAATTTTAGCTTTTATGACAATTGTGTGGATTTGA
- a CDS encoding YugN family protein, which yields MQFTNTKFNGAVVDLTLLTEIMEKNHFVLAGQWDYERVTYDYKFEILNDVYYLRVQGLAVEGDIGSRHAEIKLLPPLLGKHYYPHGVEYGEGENFPTNVLQKSEQLLQNVEKELKEFQIIE from the coding sequence ATGCAATTTACAAATACGAAATTTAATGGGGCAGTCGTTGATTTAACACTATTAACAGAGATTATGGAGAAAAACCATTTTGTACTTGCTGGACAGTGGGACTATGAAAGAGTTACATACGATTATAAATTCGAAATATTAAACGATGTCTATTATTTACGCGTACAAGGTTTAGCTGTTGAAGGTGACATTGGTAGTAGACATGCTGAAATAAAACTACTTCCTCCCTTATTAGGTAAACATTATTATCCTCACGGCGTTGAATATGGTGAGGGTGAAAATTTCCCAACGAATGTACTTCAAAAAAGCGAACAACTCCTACAAAATGTCGAAAAAGAGTTAAAAGAATTTCAAATCATTGAGTAA
- a CDS encoding YlbF family regulator: MIVATLESVLILDKAEQLAKAIICSDIAEDYRKCYKELHEDMEVQTLIQQFTAMKERYEEVQRFGKHHPDYTFVSTKMRELKRSVDLHDKIAAFKRVETALQKLLDEVSVAIGSEVSSSIKVPTGNPFFDAGGCGGGCGTGGGCGCKTG; encoded by the coding sequence ATGATTGTAGCGACGCTGGAAAGCGTATTAATATTAGATAAGGCAGAGCAGCTTGCAAAAGCGATTATCTGTTCAGATATAGCAGAAGATTATCGTAAGTGTTATAAAGAATTGCATGAAGATATGGAAGTTCAGACGTTGATTCAGCAATTTACAGCGATGAAAGAACGATATGAGGAAGTACAACGTTTCGGTAAACACCATCCTGACTATACTTTCGTTTCGACGAAAATGAGGGAGTTAAAGCGTTCTGTAGACTTACATGATAAGATTGCAGCTTTTAAACGAGTAGAAACGGCTTTACAAAAGCTGTTAGATGAAGTTAGTGTAGCAATCGGTTCTGAGGTGTCTTCTTCCATCAAAGTTCCAACAGGAAATCCATTTTTCGATGCTGGTGGCTGTGGTGGCGGTTGTGGTACCGGCGGAGGTTGCGGCTGTAAAACGGGGTAA
- a CDS encoding DUF7147 family protein: MIQRFIELGEGYSDLYELLEIAKANQERITHMLQFETIKNEKKVCSLVVILKPTTTGDFQPLYICREGIPVLENKKSKRVILFEDTAEQLGKKVTTFTVKPSTTFPEKELFFNHLIGILRMNNFIPPMK, encoded by the coding sequence ATGATTCAACGCTTTATAGAACTCGGAGAAGGCTACTCTGATTTATATGAATTACTTGAAATTGCCAAAGCAAATCAAGAACGTATAACACATATGTTACAATTTGAAACGATTAAAAACGAAAAAAAAGTGTGCTCACTTGTTGTAATATTAAAACCAACTACTACTGGTGATTTCCAACCATTATACATATGTCGCGAAGGCATTCCTGTACTTGAAAATAAAAAAAGTAAACGCGTCATCTTATTTGAAGACACAGCAGAACAACTTGGAAAAAAAGTAACTACCTTTACGGTAAAACCATCTACAACTTTCCCAGAAAAAGAACTATTTTTCAATCATTTAATTGGTATTTTACGAATGAATAATTTCATTCCTCCAATGAAATAA
- the ctaE gene encoding cytochrome c oxidase subunit III: MHVDEKLTNETFPAEPEKATLEGKNKFVGFWLFLGGETVLFASLFGTYLALKNSTNGGPTSQEMFQMPLVFIMTMLLLTSSLTSVYAMYHMKNFNLKKMQLWLLVTVLLGLGFLGFEIYEFYHYTHEFKHTMRSSAFGSAFYALVGTHGLHVLFGLCWILTLIFRNAKRGLNLYNAPKFYVASIYWHFIDVVWVFIFTVVYLMGMVG, from the coding sequence ATGCATGTAGATGAAAAGTTAACAAATGAAACATTTCCAGCAGAGCCTGAAAAAGCAACCCTTGAGGGGAAAAATAAATTTGTCGGTTTTTGGTTATTTCTTGGAGGCGAAACAGTATTGTTCGCTTCCTTATTTGGCACATATTTAGCATTAAAGAATTCTACAAATGGTGGACCAACATCTCAAGAGATGTTCCAAATGCCACTTGTCTTCATTATGACGATGCTTTTATTAACGAGTAGTTTAACGAGCGTATATGCGATGTACCATATGAAAAACTTTAACTTAAAAAAAATGCAACTTTGGCTACTAGTAACAGTGCTGTTAGGTTTAGGGTTTTTAGGATTTGAGATATATGAGTTTTATCATTATACGCATGAATTTAAGCATACTATGAGAAGTAGCGCATTTGGTTCCGCGTTTTATGCTCTTGTTGGTACACATGGACTCCACGTATTGTTTGGATTATGTTGGATTTTAACATTAATCTTTAGGAATGCGAAGAGAGGTCTAAATTTATACAATGCACCGAAGTTTTATGTTGCATCGATTTATTGGCACTTTATTGACGTAGTTTGGGTGTTTATTTTCACTGTAGTATATTTGATGGGAATGGTGGGATAA
- a CDS encoding YlbD family protein, giving the protein MPTTKGPLHPSVQQFKEFVNHHPKMVHEVRSGHKTWQQFYEEWYLLGEEDPIWATFRPDGAPAFSSVKEKKTEKGKEKDTRTEEEKTADVMGQMLSFFKKLDVEQMQHHLANVTSAIGSVQQVFQQFQGKRTQQEESTSENNPFFFQKD; this is encoded by the coding sequence ATGCCGACAACAAAAGGACCGTTACATCCATCGGTTCAACAGTTTAAAGAGTTTGTAAACCATCACCCTAAAATGGTTCATGAAGTTAGAAGTGGTCATAAAACTTGGCAACAGTTTTATGAAGAATGGTACTTACTTGGTGAAGAAGATCCGATATGGGCAACTTTTAGACCGGATGGAGCACCTGCTTTTTCTTCGGTAAAAGAAAAGAAAACAGAAAAAGGAAAAGAAAAAGATACTCGAACTGAAGAAGAAAAAACTGCTGATGTAATGGGACAAATGCTTTCTTTCTTTAAGAAGCTAGATGTGGAACAAATGCAACATCATTTAGCCAATGTGACAAGTGCTATCGGTAGTGTTCAACAAGTTTTTCAACAATTTCAAGGAAAACGCACGCAGCAAGAAGAGAGTACTTCCGAAAATAATCCATTTTTCTTTCAGAAGGATTAG
- the coaD gene encoding pantetheine-phosphate adenylyltransferase: MTSIAISSGSFDPITLGHLDIIKRGAKVFDEVYVVVLNNSSKKPFFSVEERLDLIREATKDIPNVKVDSHSGLLVEYAKMRNANAILRGLRAVSDFEYEMQITSMNRKLDENIETFFIMTNNQYSFLSSSIVKEVARYGGSVVDLVPPVVERALKEKFQTPLK; encoded by the coding sequence ATGACAAGTATAGCTATTTCTTCGGGAAGTTTTGATCCAATTACCCTTGGGCATCTAGATATTATTAAAAGGGGAGCAAAAGTATTTGACGAGGTATACGTAGTAGTTTTAAACAACTCGTCAAAAAAACCTTTCTTTTCAGTTGAAGAGCGCTTAGATTTAATTCGAGAAGCAACAAAGGATATCCCGAATGTAAAAGTAGATTCACATAGTGGACTACTAGTCGAGTATGCGAAAATGCGTAATGCGAACGCGATTTTACGTGGGTTACGAGCGGTTTCTGATTTTGAATATGAGATGCAAATTACTTCTATGAATCGAAAATTAGATGAAAACATTGAAACCTTTTTTATTATGACAAATAACCAATATTCATTTTTAAGTTCGAGCATTGTGAAAGAAGTTGCGAGATATGGAGGAAGTGTAGTAGACCTTGTACCTCCTGTTGTAGAACGTGCTTTAAAAGAAAAGTTTCAAACCCCGTTAAAGTGA
- a CDS encoding YlbE-like family protein, with protein sequence MRAEIMEFIKADEDLSRYIREQPYWYRKLTRNPEEKEAFELAAMQHFKKTIPDKVEKFQNQLAVASIMIDMFQYMKQQNTT encoded by the coding sequence ATGAGAGCAGAAATTATGGAGTTTATAAAGGCAGATGAGGATTTATCTCGCTATATTAGGGAGCAACCGTACTGGTATAGAAAGCTAACGCGAAACCCTGAAGAAAAAGAGGCGTTTGAGTTAGCGGCTATGCAACATTTCAAAAAAACGATACCAGATAAAGTTGAGAAATTCCAAAATCAATTGGCAGTTGCCTCCATTATGATTGATATGTTTCAGTATATGAAGCAGCAAAATACAACATAA
- a CDS encoding formamidase, with protein MGSSGSMVKPISGFLTALIQYPVPVVESRADINKQIKQIIKTIHSTKAGYPGLELIVFPEYSTQGLNTKKWTTEEFLCTVPGPETDLFAEACKESEVYGVFSIMERNPDGGEPYNTAIIIDPQGEMILKYRKLNPWVPVEPWKAGDLGLPVCDGPGGSKLAVCICHDGMFPEVAREAAYKGANVLIRISGYSTQVSEQWMLTNRSNAWQNLMYTLSVNLAGYDGVFYYFGEGQVCNFDGTTLVQGHRNPWEIVTAEVYPELADQARLGWGLENNIYNLGSRGYVATPGGVKENPYTFVKDLAEGKYKVPWEDEIKVKDGTIYGYPVKKTIHS; from the coding sequence ATGGGTAGTAGTGGAAGTATGGTAAAGCCAATTAGTGGTTTTTTAACAGCATTAATACAATATCCAGTACCGGTAGTAGAGTCACGTGCAGACATTAATAAACAAATTAAACAGATCATAAAAACAATTCATTCAACTAAAGCAGGGTATCCTGGATTGGAATTGATAGTATTTCCAGAATATAGTACGCAAGGGCTTAATACAAAAAAATGGACTACAGAAGAGTTTTTATGTACAGTCCCTGGGCCAGAAACAGACTTGTTTGCTGAGGCATGCAAAGAGTCTGAAGTATATGGTGTTTTTTCTATAATGGAAAGAAACCCTGATGGTGGAGAACCGTATAATACAGCAATAATTATTGATCCACAAGGTGAAATGATTTTGAAGTATCGTAAGCTAAATCCTTGGGTGCCAGTCGAACCTTGGAAAGCTGGAGATTTAGGCTTACCAGTTTGTGATGGACCTGGAGGAAGTAAATTAGCTGTTTGTATTTGTCATGATGGTATGTTTCCTGAAGTAGCTCGTGAAGCAGCTTATAAAGGTGCAAATGTCTTGATTCGTATTTCTGGATATAGCACACAAGTTAGTGAACAATGGATGTTAACTAATCGTTCGAATGCATGGCAAAATTTAATGTATACATTGTCGGTGAACTTAGCGGGTTATGATGGTGTATTTTATTACTTTGGTGAAGGACAAGTATGTAATTTTGATGGGACTACTTTAGTGCAGGGACACCGAAATCCTTGGGAGATTGTTACTGCCGAAGTATATCCAGAGTTAGCAGATCAAGCTAGATTAGGATGGGGTCTCGAAAACAATATATATAATTTAGGTTCAAGGGGATATGTAGCGACTCCTGGTGGGGTGAAAGAAAACCCGTATACGTTTGTAAAAGATTTAGCTGAAGGTAAATATAAGGTTCCATGGGAAGATGAGATTAAAGTAAAGGATGGAACTATTTATGGGTATCCAGTCAAAAAGACGATTCATTCTTAA
- the rsmD gene encoding 16S rRNA (guanine(966)-N(2))-methyltransferase RsmD: MRVVSGKCKGHPLKAVPGNTTRPTTDKVKESIFNMIGPYFDGGIALDLFGGSGGLGIEAISRGIDKAIFVDRDNKAIKVIHQNLESCRIQEQAEVYRNDAERAIKALIKREMSFNLILIDPPYKDQKIISLISVMDQHGLLHNDGLIMAEHGNDVVLPESIGRLVKVRAENYGITAISIYKYEGEGTE; the protein is encoded by the coding sequence ATGAGAGTAGTTTCAGGAAAATGTAAAGGACACCCGCTTAAAGCGGTGCCAGGTAATACAACACGTCCAACGACAGATAAAGTAAAAGAATCAATTTTTAATATGATAGGCCCTTATTTTGATGGTGGTATCGCGCTTGATTTATTTGGCGGTAGCGGTGGTCTTGGAATCGAAGCTATAAGTAGAGGGATTGATAAAGCGATTTTTGTTGATCGAGACAATAAAGCGATAAAGGTAATCCATCAAAATTTAGAAAGTTGTAGAATACAGGAACAAGCTGAAGTATATCGAAATGATGCAGAACGTGCGATAAAAGCGCTTATAAAACGTGAAATGTCATTCAATCTTATACTAATTGATCCTCCATATAAAGATCAAAAAATTATATCTTTAATCAGTGTAATGGATCAACATGGATTGCTACATAACGATGGTTTAATTATGGCAGAGCATGGTAATGATGTAGTTTTACCCGAGTCAATAGGAAGACTTGTAAAAGTACGAGCTGAAAATTACGGCATTACAGCAATATCGATTTATAAGTATGAAGGTGAGGGGACGGAATGA
- a CDS encoding patatin-like phospholipase family protein, which produces MKEPKIGLALGSGGAKGFAHIGVIKVLRENDIPIHMIAGSSMGALVGTFYAASSNIERLYKLANVFKRKYYLDFTVPKMGFIAGKRVKDMIKMFTYNKNLEELDIPTAVVATDILKGEKVVFTSGPVAEAVRASISVPGVFVPEKIDGRLLVDGGVIDRIPVSVVKELGADIVIAVDVSPIKVNGEVTSIYDVIMQSIEIMQHELVMNRQIASDLMMRPAVEQFSSRAFTNIEDIIRVGEVEAEKHVANIHLLIEQWKEKHNV; this is translated from the coding sequence ATGAAAGAACCGAAAATTGGCTTAGCTCTTGGATCTGGGGGCGCAAAGGGTTTTGCTCATATTGGTGTTATAAAAGTTTTAAGGGAAAATGATATACCGATTCATATGATTGCAGGAAGTAGTATGGGGGCTTTAGTAGGTACATTTTATGCAGCTAGTTCAAACATTGAAAGACTGTATAAACTGGCAAATGTGTTTAAGCGGAAATATTATTTAGATTTTACGGTTCCGAAAATGGGATTTATTGCTGGAAAACGTGTCAAAGATATGATTAAAATGTTTACATATAATAAAAATTTAGAAGAGTTAGATATCCCGACGGCTGTTGTGGCTACTGACATCTTGAAGGGGGAAAAAGTAGTTTTTACAAGTGGTCCTGTTGCGGAGGCGGTGAGAGCTAGCATATCTGTACCTGGAGTGTTTGTACCAGAGAAAATAGATGGACGGTTATTGGTAGATGGCGGAGTAATTGATCGCATCCCGGTATCGGTTGTGAAAGAGTTAGGTGCCGATATTGTCATTGCTGTTGATGTATCCCCAATTAAAGTAAATGGAGAAGTTACGTCTATTTATGATGTAATTATGCAGAGTATTGAAATTATGCAACATGAGCTTGTGATGAATCGGCAAATTGCATCTGATTTAATGATGCGCCCAGCTGTGGAACAATTTAGTTCTCGTGCCTTTACGAACATTGAAGATATTATTCGGGTTGGAGAGGTAGAAGCGGAAAAACATGTTGCAAATATTCATTTATTAATTGAGCAGTGGAAGGAGAAACATAATGTTTAA
- the ctaG gene encoding cytochrome c oxidase assembly factor CtaG: protein MSNLWIFGFQALWSPIFLLFMLSILIGYFLIIGPYRVRFEHATKVSKKQVFYFTTGIVLLYFVKGGPIDLIGHIIFSAHMFEMAVMYIAVPPLLLLGIPVWLYRYITSFKFVQIILKIFAKPLIALFVFNGLFSFYHLPVVFDTVKQSQIAHPICLAILFFTAIMMWWPMLNPLPEYQTLSDIKKLGYMFANGILLTPACALIIFATAPLFATYTDPAAWMKAMELCVPAGTLSDLNITGPEFLHWMPVVQDQQTGGIIMKIVQEIVYGTIIGYVFFRWARREREKDKEQLQQLPPYLQTK, encoded by the coding sequence ATGAGTAACTTGTGGATATTTGGTTTTCAAGCTCTATGGAGTCCAATCTTTTTACTATTTATGCTTTCAATCCTTATCGGGTACTTTTTAATTATTGGGCCATATAGAGTGCGATTTGAACATGCAACAAAGGTAAGTAAGAAGCAGGTTTTTTATTTTACGACCGGGATTGTTCTTTTGTATTTTGTAAAGGGAGGGCCTATTGATTTAATTGGTCATATTATATTTAGTGCACATATGTTTGAAATGGCAGTCATGTATATTGCCGTTCCACCGTTATTATTGCTTGGTATACCAGTTTGGTTATATCGTTATATTACTTCTTTTAAGTTCGTTCAAATTATATTGAAGATATTTGCTAAGCCACTTATTGCATTGTTTGTATTTAATGGCCTGTTTTCTTTTTATCATTTACCAGTTGTTTTTGATACAGTAAAACAAAGTCAAATTGCTCATCCTATTTGTCTCGCTATATTGTTCTTTACGGCAATCATGATGTGGTGGCCGATGCTAAATCCATTACCAGAATATCAAACGTTAAGTGATATAAAGAAACTTGGTTATATGTTTGCTAACGGTATATTATTAACACCAGCTTGTGCGTTAATCATTTTTGCGACGGCACCATTATTTGCAACGTATACGGATCCGGCTGCTTGGATGAAGGCGATGGAACTATGTGTACCAGCGGGAACTTTATCTGATTTAAATATAACCGGACCGGAATTTTTACACTGGATGCCCGTCGTACAAGATCAACAAACAGGTGGAATCATTATGAAAATTGTCCAGGAAATAGTGTACGGTACGATTATTGGCTATGTATTTTTTAGGTGGGCACGTAGAGAACGTGAAAAAGATAAAGAGCAGTTGCAGCAATTACCGCCATATTTACAGACTAAGTAA